CCTGACTTCCTGAGCGGCTCAAGCAGCGCCTTTTCCGGAATCGTCGAGGTTATTTCGGCGAAATCCGGCACAGTGCGGAAGCGCTGCGACGGCGTCAGGGGGCGAAATCTCTTGATAGCCATTCTGTATCACCAAACCTTACATGTTCTCGAACATGGTAATGACCTGCTTCTCCTTCAGGCGGACGACCGCCTTCTTCCAGGTCGAGGACTTCCCCTCGTAGCGGCCCATGCGTTTGATCTTGCCCGGCACGATCATGGTCCGAACGTGATCAACTTTTACGTTGAACACCCGCTCAACCGCGTCCTTGATGACGTGCTTGTTGGCGCGCTTGTCCACCTCGAATACATATTCGTTGCGGGCGGCCTTCAGGGCGGTGGTGCGCTCGGTCACGATATGCGACTTGATGACCTGATGAGGACTGAGACTCATGCCAGCACCTCCCCGACCTTGTCCAAGCCGGCTTTGGTAAAGACGACGTAATCGGTGTTCAGCAGTTCGTAACCGTTGGTAGCGGCGGCTCGCCGCACCTGCACGCCGGGGATATTGCGACAGGACAGGGTGAGCTGATCGTTACGACCTTCGTCAAGGATGATGCAGCGGCGGCCCGCCAGGTCGAGTTTCGAAAGCACGCCGACCATCGCCTTGGTTTTGATCTCGGCCAGATCAATTTTATCGACCACCATGATCTTCTCGCGTCGCGCCTTGTCCGAAAACACCGACTTGATCGCCAGGCGTTTCATCTGCTTGGGGAACCTGGAGCCGTAATCGCGCGGGTGCGGGCCGAAGATGATACCGCCGCCCCGACGAAGCGGGGTGCGCCAGCTTCCCATACGAGCGCGGCCGGTGCCCTTCTGGCGATACGGCTTGACTCCGCCGCCGCGGACCTCGTGACGGGTCTTGCTCGACGACGTACCCTGACGCTGCCGCGCCAGGAAGTTCGTCACGTACTGATGAACCACCGCCTCGTTAGGCTCGATGCCGAAGATGTCGGGATTGAGCTCCACTTCGCCGACCGCAACGCCTTCCTGATTGAGTACCTTCACTGTCATGATCATATCCCATTACGAGAACGGTTGGACTTGCGAATCTTCACCAGCGAGCCCTTGAACCCCGGAACTGCGCCACGGACCAACATGAGGTTTTCATCCTCAATGATCTTGACCACCGGCAGATTGAGGACGGTGACGTTATTTCGTCCCATGCGGCCGGCCATGCGTTGCCCACGGTAAACGCGCGACGGGTATGACGACGCGCCGATTGATCCCGGCGCACGCATGCGGTCCGACTGGCCATGGGTCTTCTTGGCGCCACCAAAATTATGCAGCTTCATGGCCCCGGCGAAACCGAGGCCGCGCGAGACGCCCATGACATCTACCCGCTCACCTTCCTTGAACACGTTGACTTTCAGTTCACCGCCGACTTCGAGTTGGCCTTCGTCGAATCGTACTTCTTTGAGATACTGCCGCGGTTCGACACCCGCCTTCGCGTATACGCCGGCGAGTGGCTTGGTGGTGTGCGAGCGGACTTTCCGCTTGCCACCGCTGATCCGGCGCGCCTTGCGCACGTCGCCAAAAGCAACCTGGTAGGCCTCGTAACCGTGGCGGTCGGCGGTCTTCCTGGCGATCACCGGGCAGGGACCAGCCTCGATCACGGTACACGAAACCATGTCGCCGGCCTCATTGAAGATCCGGGTCATGCCCAGTTTTTTTCCGAGAATTTCTTTCATGGCGTCAACCTATCAGGTCTTGATCTCCACATCGACTCCCGCCGGCAGGTCGAGCTTCATGAGCGCGTCGACCGTCTGCGGAGTGGAATCATAGATGTCGATCAGCCGCTTATGCACGCGGGTCTCGAACTGCTCGCGTGATTTCTTGTCGACATGAGGCGAACGAAGCACGGTGTAAACTGTACGCTTGGTCGGCAAGGGAACCGGGCCGACCAGGCGCGCGCCGGTGCGCAGCACC
This window of the Candidatus Zixiibacteriota bacterium genome carries:
- the rplC gene encoding 50S ribosomal protein L3, with translation MKEILGKKLGMTRIFNEAGDMVSCTVIEAGPCPVIARKTADRHGYEAYQVAFGDVRKARRISGGKRKVRSHTTKPLAGVYAKAGVEPRQYLKEVRFDEGQLEVGGELKVNVFKEGERVDVMGVSRGLGFAGAMKLHNFGGAKKTHGQSDRMRAPGSIGASSYPSRVYRGQRMAGRMGRNNVTVLNLPVVKIIEDENLMLVRGAVPGFKGSLVKIRKSNRSRNGI
- the rpsJ gene encoding 30S ribosomal protein S10; translated protein: MDVQKIRIRLKAYDHYSLDRSTKEIANTVLRTGARLVGPVPLPTKRTVYTVLRSPHVDKKSREQFETRVHKRLIDIYDSTPQTVDALMKLDLPAGVDVEIKT
- the rplW gene encoding 50S ribosomal protein L23 — its product is MSLSPHQVIKSHIVTERTTALKAARNEYVFEVDKRANKHVIKDAVERVFNVKVDHVRTMIVPGKIKRMGRYEGKSSTWKKAVVRLKEKQVITMFENM
- the rplD gene encoding 50S ribosomal protein L4 produces the protein MTVKVLNQEGVAVGEVELNPDIFGIEPNEAVVHQYVTNFLARQRQGTSSSKTRHEVRGGGVKPYRQKGTGRARMGSWRTPLRRGGGIIFGPHPRDYGSRFPKQMKRLAIKSVFSDKARREKIMVVDKIDLAEIKTKAMVGVLSKLDLAGRRCIILDEGRNDQLTLSCRNIPGVQVRRAAATNGYELLNTDYVVFTKAGLDKVGEVLA